The bacterium genome has a segment encoding these proteins:
- a CDS encoding D-alanine--D-alanine ligase, protein FELADAPFVGSGCLSSAVSMDKSAAKAILRAAGLPVLPGMTVTKAEWAKKSQKLHDQAIASVGLPLFVKPASLGSSVGVHRVEEASQLNSAVEDAMEYDFKVLIEEEADGMELECGVLEDPEGNPPLVSPLAQIKTADGWYDYEAKYTPGRAEIIIPAPLPDSETDRIRQTARSAFTALGCSGLARVDFFYDDSSGDLYLNELNTLPGFTAVSAYPKMIQAAGVSYPALLERLIACAFARQERNRERHFRRLS, encoded by the coding sequence CTTCGAGCTGGCCGATGCCCCCTTCGTCGGCTCGGGCTGTCTCTCCTCGGCCGTTTCGATGGACAAGTCCGCCGCCAAGGCGATCCTCCGCGCCGCCGGGCTGCCGGTCCTGCCCGGCATGACCGTCACCAAGGCGGAGTGGGCGAAAAAATCCCAAAAACTCCACGATCAGGCCATCGCCTCGGTGGGACTGCCGCTTTTCGTGAAACCGGCTTCGCTCGGGAGCAGCGTGGGCGTCCACCGCGTGGAGGAAGCCTCCCAGCTCAACTCCGCCGTTGAGGATGCCATGGAGTACGACTTCAAGGTGCTGATCGAGGAGGAGGCGGACGGCATGGAGCTCGAGTGCGGCGTCCTGGAGGACCCGGAGGGAAATCCGCCGCTGGTCAGCCCGCTGGCCCAGATCAAGACTGCGGACGGCTGGTACGACTACGAGGCCAAATACACGCCGGGGCGCGCGGAAATCATCATCCCCGCGCCGCTCCCTGACAGCGAGACGGACCGGATCCGCCAAACGGCCCGCTCCGCCTTCACCGCCCTGGGCTGCTCGGGCCTCGCCCGGGTGGATTTCTTCTACGACGATTCCTCGGGCGATCTCTACCTCAACGAGCTGAACACCCTGCCCGGCTTCACCGCGGTGAGTGCCTACCCCAAAATGATCCAAGCCGCCGGGGTGTCCTACCCCGCCCTGCTCGAGCGCCTCATCGCCTGCGCCTTCGCGCGCCAGGAGAGAAACCGCGAGCGCCATTTCCGCAGGCTCTCCTGA